CTCCTCGCCGGCTCCGAGTCGCTCGACATCGGCGACAAGTCGATCGGCAAGGAGTTCAACGCCAAGGACGTCTACAACTGCCCTAAGTGCAAGGGCGTGTCGATGATCAAGATGGTCGACTGCGAGCAGCCCCACATCTGGTACGAGGCCTGCTCGTCCTGCCACGGCGTGTTCTTCGACGCCGGCGAGTTCAAGGACTACAAAGAGGAGTCGATCTTCGACCGCTTCAAGTCCCTGCTCAAGAAACCCCGGAACTAGGTGTACTCCGGGCTGTTCTGGGTCTCGTTCGCGGCCGCCACCATCCTGCCCGGCGGCTCGGAGGCGGTGTTTCTCATCGTCATAAACGACGGCGGCTCCTTCGCCGCCGCGATATTCTGGGCGACGCTCGGCAACTTCCTCGGCGCCCTGACCTGCTACTACCTCGGCCGGTTCGGCCACTTAAGCGGAATCGAGAAGTGGCTTCGCATTCCCAAAAAGAAAATCCTCGCCCTGGAGACGAAGGTGCAGAAGTGGGGTCCGTACCTCGGGCTCATCGCCTGGTTTCCCTTTATCGGCGACCCCTGCGTCATCGCGCTCGGGTTCTTTCGCTCCCCCGCGCTCCCGACTTTGGCTTGCGTCGCCCTCGGCAAGTT
Above is a genomic segment from Bacteroidota bacterium containing:
- a CDS encoding DedA family protein; the encoded protein is MYSGLFWVSFAAATILPGGSEAVFLIVINDGGSFAAAIFWATLGNFLGALTCYYLGRFGHLSGIEKWLRIPKKKILALETKVQKWGPYLGLIAWFPFIGDPCVIALGFFRSPALPTLACVALGKFLRYVFIAITYASVVSP
- a CDS encoding zf-TFIIB domain-containing protein, whose amino-acid sequence is MRCPKCDCVMETVKHENVGIERCSGCRGLWFDMLEQEELKLLAGSESLDIGDKSIGKEFNAKDVYNCPKCKGVSMIKMVDCEQPHIWYEACSSCHGVFFDAGEFKDYKEESIFDRFKSLLKKPRN